One Pseudomonadota bacterium genomic region harbors:
- a CDS encoding tetratricopeptide repeat protein: MSQMTDEGKNKIEVAEANQGKINGYFGETVKISLGTGATKRSTTGENIYFAEELASGEIRLSLLNMAGQPTSITEIVERDVFFQRCQPKPDFVSPNKSARFEQRIKEKADRHASQGNLHLRRKEYNSAEFEFQCTLKLDEDHVRANYGLAKLHLEKGEDDQAREILEKITHIDALFEEENKHVFNEFGIDLRRMKMFDQALDSYRKALEISDQDPVLLFNMARALIDKKAWSEAVTMLERALTLKNDFPEAQLLLSKLSQKLETKVD; encoded by the coding sequence ATGAGCCAGATGACGGATGAGGGAAAAAATAAAATTGAGGTGGCGGAAGCCAATCAGGGGAAAATCAATGGTTATTTCGGTGAGACGGTTAAGATTTCTCTGGGAACCGGAGCCACAAAACGATCGACGACCGGAGAAAATATCTATTTTGCCGAAGAATTGGCATCGGGTGAGATTCGCTTGAGTCTTTTAAATATGGCGGGGCAGCCGACCAGCATTACCGAAATTGTGGAACGGGATGTTTTTTTCCAGCGCTGTCAGCCCAAACCGGACTTTGTTTCCCCCAATAAGAGTGCGCGGTTTGAACAGCGGATTAAGGAAAAGGCTGACCGTCATGCTTCGCAGGGCAATCTTCATCTGCGGCGCAAGGAGTATAACAGTGCCGAGTTTGAATTTCAGTGTACCTTAAAGCTGGATGAAGACCATGTCAGGGCCAATTACGGGTTGGCCAAACTCCATTTGGAGAAGGGCGAAGATGATCAGGCCCGGGAAATCCTCGAAAAGATCACCCATATCGATGCTCTTTTTGAGGAAGAAAACAAGCATGTTTTTAACGAGTTCGGCATTGATCTGCGTCGGATGAAGATGTTTGACCAGGCTTTGGACAGCTATCGCAAAGCCCTGGAGATTAGTGATCAGGATCCGGTTTTGCTCTTCAATATGGCCCGTGCCCTGATCGACAAGAAAGCCTGGAGTGAGGCTGTGACCATGCTGGAAAGGGCGCTGACCTTGAAAAATGACTTTCCCGAGGCTCAGTTGCTGCTGTCTAAACTGAGTCAGAAACTGGAAACCAAAGTTGACTGA